A genome region from Mugil cephalus isolate CIBA_MC_2020 chromosome 13, CIBA_Mcephalus_1.1, whole genome shotgun sequence includes the following:
- the nckap1 gene encoding nck-associated protein 1 isoform X2, with translation MSRGVIQPSQQKLAEKLTILNDRGIGMLTRVYNIKKQGQVWKACGDPKAKPSYLVDKNLESAVKFIVRKFPAVETRNNNLAQLQKEKSEILKNLALYYFTFVDVMEFKDHVCELLNTIDACQVFFDITVNFDLTKNYLDLVVTYTTLMIILSRIEERKAIIGLYNYAHEMTHGASDREYPRLGQMIVDYENPLKKMMEEFVPHGKSLSDALISLQMVYPRRNLSADQWRNAQLLSLISAPSTMLNPAQSDTMPCEYLSLDTMEKWIVFGFILCHAVLNNDAAALSLWKLALQSSTCLCLFRDEVFHIHKAAEDLFVNIRGYNKRINDIRECKEQALSHAGSMHRERRKFLRSALKELATVLADQPGLLGPKALFVFMALSFARDEIIWLLRHADNIQKKSTDDFIDKHIAELIFYMEELRAHVRKYGPVMQRYYVQYLSGFDAVVLNELVQNLSVCPEDESIIMSSFVNTMTSLSVKQVEDGEVFDFRGMRLDWFRLQAYTSVSKASLGIADHKELGKMMNTIIFHTKMVDSLVEMLVETSDLSIFCFYSRAFEKMFQQCLELPSQSRHSICFPLLCTHFMSCTHELCPEESFAFLPPQRHHIGDRSLSLCNMFLDEMAKQARNLITDICTEQCTLSDQLLPKHCAKTISQAVNKKSKKATGKKGEPEREKPGVESMRKNRLLVTNLDKLHTALSELCFSINYVPNLVVWEHTFTPREYLTSHLEIRFTKSIVGMTMYNQATQEIAKPSELLTSVRAYMTVLQSIENYVTIDITRVFNNVLLQQTQHLDSHGEPTITSLYTNWYLETLLRQVSNGHIAYFPAMKAFVNLPTENELTFNAEEYSDISEMRSLSELLGPYGMKFLSESLMWHISSQVAELKKLVVENMEVLTQMRTSFDKPEHMAALFKKLTSVDSVLKRMTIIGVILSFRSLAQEALRDVLSCHIPFLVSSVEDFKDHIPRETDMKVAMNVYELSSAAGLPCEIDPALVVALSSQKSENISPEEEYKIACLLMVFVAVSLPTLASNVMSQYSPAIEGHCNNIHCLAKAINQIAAALFTIHKGSIEDRLKEFLALASSSLLKIGQETDKMTTRNRESVYLLLDMIVQESPFLTMDLLESCFPYVLLRNAYHAVYKQSISANA, from the exons ATGTCTCGGGGAGTGATCCAGCCCAGCCAGCAGAAGCTGGCCGAAAAGCTCACCATCCTCAACGACAGAGGCATCGGGATGTTGACCCGTGTTTACAATATCAAAAAG CAAGGACAAGTTTGGAAG GCATGTGGCGATCCCAAGGCTAAGCCCTCGTATCTTGTCGATAAGAACTTAGAGTCTGCAGTTAAATTTATCGTCAGGAAGTTCCCCGCTGTGGAGACACGAAATAACAAC CTGGctcagctgcagaaagagaaGTCAGAGATTCTGAAGAACCTGGCTCTCTACTATTTTACCTTCGTAGATGTCATGGAATTCAAG GACCATGTTTGTGAGCTGCTGAACACTATTGATGCCTGCCAGGTCTTCTTTGACATT ACGGTGAACTTTGACCTGACCAAAAACTACCTGGACCTGGTGGTGACGTACACTACTCTGATGATAATACTGTCTCGCATAGAGGAGAGAAAAGCCATCATAGGACTATACAACTACGCCCACGAGATGACACACGGAGCCAG TGACAGGGAGTACCCGCGGTTGGGCCAGATGATTGTGGATTATGAAAACCCTTtgaagaagatgatggaggAGTTTGTTCCACATGGAAAG tCTCTGTCAGATGCGTTGATAAGCCTTCAGATGGTTTATCCCAGGAGGAATCTGTCTGCGGACCAGTGGAGGAACGCCCAGCTGCTCTCTCTTATCTCTGCTCCCTCCACAATGCTCAATCCTGCTCAGTCTGACACA ATGCCATGTGAATACCTGTCGCTGGACACAATGGAGAAGTGGATTGTTT TTGGTTTCATCCTGTGTCATGCTGTCCTGAACAACGACGCAGCAGCATTGTCTTTGTGGAAGCTGGCTCTGCAGAGCTCCACCTGTCTCTGCCTGTTCAGGGACGAAGTCTTCCACATTCACAAGGCGGCAGAAGACCTGTTTGTTAACATCAGAGG gtaCAACAAGCGTATCAATGACATTCGGGAGTGCAAAGAACAGGCTCTGTCCCACGC AGGCTCCATGCACAGAGAGAGACGCAAGTTCCTCAGATCAGCTCTGAAGGAGTTGGCTACGGTTTTAGCCGACCAGCCTGGATTGCTAGGTCCAAAG GCATTATTTGTATTCATGGCGTTGTCGTTCGCCCGTGACGAGATCATCTGGCTGCTTCGGCATGCGGACAACATCCAGAAGAAGAGCACAGACGATTTCATAGACAA ACACATAGCGGAGTTGATCTTCTACATGGAGGAGCTCAGAGCTCACGTCAGGAAGTACGGCCCTGTGATGCAGCGATACTACGTCCAGTACCTGTCTGGTTTTGATGCTGTGGTGCTGAATGAACTGGTGCAG AACCTGTCTGTGTGCCCAGAGGATGAATCTATAATCATGTCTTCATTTGTCAACACTATGACGTCTCTCAGTGTCAAACAAG TGGAGGATGGTGAGGTGTTTGACTTCAGGGGCATGAGACTGGACTGGTTCAGACTGCAG GCCTACACCAGTGTCTCCAAAGCCAGTCTCGGTATAGCTGATCACAAGGAGCTGGGAAAAATGATGAACACCATCATCTTCCACACAAAGATGGTGGACTCTCTGGTGGAGATGCTGGTGGAGACGTCAGACCTGTCTATCTTctg CTTCTACAGCCGGGcatttgaaaaaatgtttcagcagTGCTTGGAGCTTCCCTCCCAGAGCAGACACTCcatctgcttccctctgctctgcaCACACTTCATGTCCTGCACACATGAGCTCTGTCCTGAGGAG TCCTTTGCCTTTCTTCCTCCACAGCGTCACCACATAGGAGATCGAAGCCTGTCGTTGTGTAACATGTTCCTAGACGAGATGGCCAAGCAGGCCAGAAACCTGATCACTGACATCTGCACTGAGCAGTGCACGCTCAGCGACCAG CTGCTTCCTAAGCACTGTGCGAAGACTATCAGCCAGGCCGTGAACAAGAAGAGCAAGAAGGCGACAGGGAAGAAGGGCGAGCCGGAGAGGGAGAAACCTGGAGTGGAAAGCATGAGGAAGAACAGACTACTTGTTACCAA TCTGGATAAACTCCACACAGCGTTATCTGAACTCTGCTTCTCCATCAACTACGTCCCCAACCTGGTGGTCTGGGAGCACACGTTCACCCCCAGAGAGTACCTCACCTCGCACCTGGAGATCCGATTCACCAa GTCTATTGTGGGGATGACCATGTACAACCAGGCTACTCAGGAGATAGCCAAGCCCAGCGAGCTGCTGACCAGCGTCCGAGCCTACATGACCGTGCTGCAGTCCATAGAGAACTACGTCACCATCGACATCACCCGGGTCTTCAACAACgtcctcctgcagcagacgCAGCACCTGGACAGCCACGGGGAGCCCACCATCACCAGTTTATACACAAACTG gtaCTTGGAGACGTTGCTCCGTCAGGTCAGTAACGGACACATCGCATACTTCCCCGCCATGAAGGCCTTTGTCAACTTGCCTACTGAGAACGAACTGACCTTCAATGCTGAGGAATACTCCGACATCTCCG agaTGCGTtctctgtctgagctgctgggGCCATATGGTATGAAGTTTCTCAGCGAGAGTCTGATGTGGCACATCTCATCGCAGGTCGCTGAGCTGAAG AAACTGGTGGTAGAAAACATGGAGGTGTTGACCCAGATGAGGACGAGTTTTGACAAACCAGAACACATGGCTGCgctcttcaagaaactcacct ccGTTGACAGTGTTTTAAAGAGGATGACTATCATCGGGGTCATTTTATCTTTCCGCTCCCTCGCACAGGAAGCTCTGAGAGAC GTGTTGTCCTGTCATATTCCCTTCCTGGTCAGCTCGGTGGAGGATTTCAAAGACCACATTcccagagagacagacatgaaG GTGGCCATGAACGTCTACGAGCTGTCATCAGCAGCAGGTTTACCCTGTGAGATCGACCCGGCTTTAGTGGTCGCTCTGTCCTCTCAAAAGAGCG agaACATCAGTCCAGAGGAGGAGTATAAGATCGCCTGTCTGCTGATGGTGTTTGTGGCCGTTTCCTTGCCAACACTTGCCAGTAACGTGATGTCTCAGTACAGCCCCGCGATAGAGG GCCACTGCAATAACATCCACTGCCTGGCCAAAGCCATCAACCAGATCGCTGCTGCTCTCTTCACCATCCACAAGGGAAGCATAGAGGACCGCCTCAAAGAGTTCCTGGCT ctggcTTCATCCAGCCTGCTCAAGATCGGCCAGGAAACGGACAAGATGACGACACGTAACAGAGAATCTGTCTACCTGCTGCTGGACATG ATTGTGCAGGAGTCTCCTTTCCTGACCATGGATCTGTTGGAGTCCTGCTTCCCCTACGTGCTGCTGCGAAACGCCTACCACGCCGTCTACAAACAGAGCATCAGCGCTAACGCATag
- the nckap1 gene encoding nck-associated protein 1 isoform X3: MSRGVIQPSQQKLAEKLTILNDRGIGMLTRVYNIKKACGDPKAKPSYLVDKNLESAVKFIVRKFPAVETRNNNQQLAQLQKEKSEILKNLALYYFTFVDVMEFKDHVCELLNTIDACQVFFDITVNFDLTKNYLDLVVTYTTLMIILSRIEERKAIIGLYNYAHEMTHGASDREYPRLGQMIVDYENPLKKMMEEFVPHGKSLSDALISLQMVYPRRNLSADQWRNAQLLSLISAPSTMLNPAQSDTMPCEYLSLDTMEKWIVFGFILCHAVLNNDAAALSLWKLALQSSTCLCLFRDEVFHIHKAAEDLFVNIRGYNKRINDIRECKEQALSHAGSMHRERRKFLRSALKELATVLADQPGLLGPKALFVFMALSFARDEIIWLLRHADNIQKKSTDDFIDKHIAELIFYMEELRAHVRKYGPVMQRYYVQYLSGFDAVVLNELVQNLSVCPEDESIIMSSFVNTMTSLSVKQVEDGEVFDFRGMRLDWFRLQAYTSVSKASLGIADHKELGKMMNTIIFHTKMVDSLVEMLVETSDLSIFCFYSRAFEKMFQQCLELPSQSRHSICFPLLCTHFMSCTHELCPEESFAFLPPQRHHIGDRSLSLCNMFLDEMAKQARNLITDICTEQCTLSDQLLPKHCAKTISQAVNKKSKKATGKKGEPEREKPGVESMRKNRLLVTNLDKLHTALSELCFSINYVPNLVVWEHTFTPREYLTSHLEIRFTKSIVGMTMYNQATQEIAKPSELLTSVRAYMTVLQSIENYVTIDITRVFNNVLLQQTQHLDSHGEPTITSLYTNWYLETLLRQVSNGHIAYFPAMKAFVNLPTENELTFNAEEYSDISEMRSLSELLGPYGMKFLSESLMWHISSQVAELKKLVVENMEVLTQMRTSFDKPEHMAALFKKLTSVDSVLKRMTIIGVILSFRSLAQEALRDVLSCHIPFLVSSVEDFKDHIPRETDMKVAMNVYELSSAAGLPCEIDPALVVALSSQKSENISPEEEYKIACLLMVFVAVSLPTLASNVMSQYSPAIEGHCNNIHCLAKAINQIAAALFTIHKGSIEDRLKEFLALASSSLLKIGQETDKMTTRNRESVYLLLDMIVQESPFLTMDLLESCFPYVLLRNAYHAVYKQSISANA; the protein is encoded by the exons ATGTCTCGGGGAGTGATCCAGCCCAGCCAGCAGAAGCTGGCCGAAAAGCTCACCATCCTCAACGACAGAGGCATCGGGATGTTGACCCGTGTTTACAATATCAAAAAG GCATGTGGCGATCCCAAGGCTAAGCCCTCGTATCTTGTCGATAAGAACTTAGAGTCTGCAGTTAAATTTATCGTCAGGAAGTTCCCCGCTGTGGAGACACGAAATAACAAC CAACAGCTGGctcagctgcagaaagagaaGTCAGAGATTCTGAAGAACCTGGCTCTCTACTATTTTACCTTCGTAGATGTCATGGAATTCAAG GACCATGTTTGTGAGCTGCTGAACACTATTGATGCCTGCCAGGTCTTCTTTGACATT ACGGTGAACTTTGACCTGACCAAAAACTACCTGGACCTGGTGGTGACGTACACTACTCTGATGATAATACTGTCTCGCATAGAGGAGAGAAAAGCCATCATAGGACTATACAACTACGCCCACGAGATGACACACGGAGCCAG TGACAGGGAGTACCCGCGGTTGGGCCAGATGATTGTGGATTATGAAAACCCTTtgaagaagatgatggaggAGTTTGTTCCACATGGAAAG tCTCTGTCAGATGCGTTGATAAGCCTTCAGATGGTTTATCCCAGGAGGAATCTGTCTGCGGACCAGTGGAGGAACGCCCAGCTGCTCTCTCTTATCTCTGCTCCCTCCACAATGCTCAATCCTGCTCAGTCTGACACA ATGCCATGTGAATACCTGTCGCTGGACACAATGGAGAAGTGGATTGTTT TTGGTTTCATCCTGTGTCATGCTGTCCTGAACAACGACGCAGCAGCATTGTCTTTGTGGAAGCTGGCTCTGCAGAGCTCCACCTGTCTCTGCCTGTTCAGGGACGAAGTCTTCCACATTCACAAGGCGGCAGAAGACCTGTTTGTTAACATCAGAGG gtaCAACAAGCGTATCAATGACATTCGGGAGTGCAAAGAACAGGCTCTGTCCCACGC AGGCTCCATGCACAGAGAGAGACGCAAGTTCCTCAGATCAGCTCTGAAGGAGTTGGCTACGGTTTTAGCCGACCAGCCTGGATTGCTAGGTCCAAAG GCATTATTTGTATTCATGGCGTTGTCGTTCGCCCGTGACGAGATCATCTGGCTGCTTCGGCATGCGGACAACATCCAGAAGAAGAGCACAGACGATTTCATAGACAA ACACATAGCGGAGTTGATCTTCTACATGGAGGAGCTCAGAGCTCACGTCAGGAAGTACGGCCCTGTGATGCAGCGATACTACGTCCAGTACCTGTCTGGTTTTGATGCTGTGGTGCTGAATGAACTGGTGCAG AACCTGTCTGTGTGCCCAGAGGATGAATCTATAATCATGTCTTCATTTGTCAACACTATGACGTCTCTCAGTGTCAAACAAG TGGAGGATGGTGAGGTGTTTGACTTCAGGGGCATGAGACTGGACTGGTTCAGACTGCAG GCCTACACCAGTGTCTCCAAAGCCAGTCTCGGTATAGCTGATCACAAGGAGCTGGGAAAAATGATGAACACCATCATCTTCCACACAAAGATGGTGGACTCTCTGGTGGAGATGCTGGTGGAGACGTCAGACCTGTCTATCTTctg CTTCTACAGCCGGGcatttgaaaaaatgtttcagcagTGCTTGGAGCTTCCCTCCCAGAGCAGACACTCcatctgcttccctctgctctgcaCACACTTCATGTCCTGCACACATGAGCTCTGTCCTGAGGAG TCCTTTGCCTTTCTTCCTCCACAGCGTCACCACATAGGAGATCGAAGCCTGTCGTTGTGTAACATGTTCCTAGACGAGATGGCCAAGCAGGCCAGAAACCTGATCACTGACATCTGCACTGAGCAGTGCACGCTCAGCGACCAG CTGCTTCCTAAGCACTGTGCGAAGACTATCAGCCAGGCCGTGAACAAGAAGAGCAAGAAGGCGACAGGGAAGAAGGGCGAGCCGGAGAGGGAGAAACCTGGAGTGGAAAGCATGAGGAAGAACAGACTACTTGTTACCAA TCTGGATAAACTCCACACAGCGTTATCTGAACTCTGCTTCTCCATCAACTACGTCCCCAACCTGGTGGTCTGGGAGCACACGTTCACCCCCAGAGAGTACCTCACCTCGCACCTGGAGATCCGATTCACCAa GTCTATTGTGGGGATGACCATGTACAACCAGGCTACTCAGGAGATAGCCAAGCCCAGCGAGCTGCTGACCAGCGTCCGAGCCTACATGACCGTGCTGCAGTCCATAGAGAACTACGTCACCATCGACATCACCCGGGTCTTCAACAACgtcctcctgcagcagacgCAGCACCTGGACAGCCACGGGGAGCCCACCATCACCAGTTTATACACAAACTG gtaCTTGGAGACGTTGCTCCGTCAGGTCAGTAACGGACACATCGCATACTTCCCCGCCATGAAGGCCTTTGTCAACTTGCCTACTGAGAACGAACTGACCTTCAATGCTGAGGAATACTCCGACATCTCCG agaTGCGTtctctgtctgagctgctgggGCCATATGGTATGAAGTTTCTCAGCGAGAGTCTGATGTGGCACATCTCATCGCAGGTCGCTGAGCTGAAG AAACTGGTGGTAGAAAACATGGAGGTGTTGACCCAGATGAGGACGAGTTTTGACAAACCAGAACACATGGCTGCgctcttcaagaaactcacct ccGTTGACAGTGTTTTAAAGAGGATGACTATCATCGGGGTCATTTTATCTTTCCGCTCCCTCGCACAGGAAGCTCTGAGAGAC GTGTTGTCCTGTCATATTCCCTTCCTGGTCAGCTCGGTGGAGGATTTCAAAGACCACATTcccagagagacagacatgaaG GTGGCCATGAACGTCTACGAGCTGTCATCAGCAGCAGGTTTACCCTGTGAGATCGACCCGGCTTTAGTGGTCGCTCTGTCCTCTCAAAAGAGCG agaACATCAGTCCAGAGGAGGAGTATAAGATCGCCTGTCTGCTGATGGTGTTTGTGGCCGTTTCCTTGCCAACACTTGCCAGTAACGTGATGTCTCAGTACAGCCCCGCGATAGAGG GCCACTGCAATAACATCCACTGCCTGGCCAAAGCCATCAACCAGATCGCTGCTGCTCTCTTCACCATCCACAAGGGAAGCATAGAGGACCGCCTCAAAGAGTTCCTGGCT ctggcTTCATCCAGCCTGCTCAAGATCGGCCAGGAAACGGACAAGATGACGACACGTAACAGAGAATCTGTCTACCTGCTGCTGGACATG ATTGTGCAGGAGTCTCCTTTCCTGACCATGGATCTGTTGGAGTCCTGCTTCCCCTACGTGCTGCTGCGAAACGCCTACCACGCCGTCTACAAACAGAGCATCAGCGCTAACGCATag
- the nckap1 gene encoding nck-associated protein 1 isoform X6, whose amino-acid sequence MSRGVIQPSQQKLAEKLTILNDRGIGMLTRVYNIKKACGDPKAKPSYLVDKNLESAVKFIVRKFPAVETRNNNQQLAQLQKEKSEILKNLALYYFTFVDVMEFKDHVCELLNTIDACQVFFDITVNFDLTKNYLDLVVTYTTLMIILSRIEERKAIIGLYNYAHEMTHGASDREYPRLGQMIVDYENPLKKMMEEFVPHGKSLSDALISLQMVYPRRNLSADQWRNAQLLSLISAPSTMLNPAQSDTMPCEYLSLDTMEKWIVFGFILCHAVLNNDAAALSLWKLALQSSTCLCLFRDEVFHIHKAAEDLFVNIRGYNKRINDIRECKEQALSHAGSMHRERRKFLRSALKELATVLADQPGLLGPKALFVFMALSFARDEIIWLLRHADNIQKKSTDDFIDKHIAELIFYMEELRAHVRKYGPVMQRYYVQYLSGFDAVVLNELVQNLSVCPEDESIIMSSFVNTMTSLSVKQVEDGEVFDFRGMRLDWFRLQAYTSVSKASLGIADHKELGKMMNTIIFHTKMVDSLVEMLVETSDLSIFCFYSRAFEKMFQQCLELPSQSRHSICFPLLCTHFMSCTHELCPEERHHIGDRSLSLCNMFLDEMAKQARNLITDICTEQCTLSDQLLPKHCAKTISQAVNKKSKKATGKKGEPEREKPGVESMRKNRLLVTNLDKLHTALSELCFSINYVPNLVVWEHTFTPREYLTSHLEIRFTKSIVGMTMYNQATQEIAKPSELLTSVRAYMTVLQSIENYVTIDITRVFNNVLLQQTQHLDSHGEPTITSLYTNWYLETLLRQVSNGHIAYFPAMKAFVNLPTENELTFNAEEYSDISEMRSLSELLGPYGMKFLSESLMWHISSQVAELKKLVVENMEVLTQMRTSFDKPEHMAALFKKLTSVDSVLKRMTIIGVILSFRSLAQEALRDVLSCHIPFLVSSVEDFKDHIPRETDMKVAMNVYELSSAAGLPCEIDPALVVALSSQKSENISPEEEYKIACLLMVFVAVSLPTLASNVMSQYSPAIEGHCNNIHCLAKAINQIAAALFTIHKGSIEDRLKEFLALASSSLLKIGQETDKMTTRNRESVYLLLDMIVQESPFLTMDLLESCFPYVLLRNAYHAVYKQSISANA is encoded by the exons ATGTCTCGGGGAGTGATCCAGCCCAGCCAGCAGAAGCTGGCCGAAAAGCTCACCATCCTCAACGACAGAGGCATCGGGATGTTGACCCGTGTTTACAATATCAAAAAG GCATGTGGCGATCCCAAGGCTAAGCCCTCGTATCTTGTCGATAAGAACTTAGAGTCTGCAGTTAAATTTATCGTCAGGAAGTTCCCCGCTGTGGAGACACGAAATAACAAC CAACAGCTGGctcagctgcagaaagagaaGTCAGAGATTCTGAAGAACCTGGCTCTCTACTATTTTACCTTCGTAGATGTCATGGAATTCAAG GACCATGTTTGTGAGCTGCTGAACACTATTGATGCCTGCCAGGTCTTCTTTGACATT ACGGTGAACTTTGACCTGACCAAAAACTACCTGGACCTGGTGGTGACGTACACTACTCTGATGATAATACTGTCTCGCATAGAGGAGAGAAAAGCCATCATAGGACTATACAACTACGCCCACGAGATGACACACGGAGCCAG TGACAGGGAGTACCCGCGGTTGGGCCAGATGATTGTGGATTATGAAAACCCTTtgaagaagatgatggaggAGTTTGTTCCACATGGAAAG tCTCTGTCAGATGCGTTGATAAGCCTTCAGATGGTTTATCCCAGGAGGAATCTGTCTGCGGACCAGTGGAGGAACGCCCAGCTGCTCTCTCTTATCTCTGCTCCCTCCACAATGCTCAATCCTGCTCAGTCTGACACA ATGCCATGTGAATACCTGTCGCTGGACACAATGGAGAAGTGGATTGTTT TTGGTTTCATCCTGTGTCATGCTGTCCTGAACAACGACGCAGCAGCATTGTCTTTGTGGAAGCTGGCTCTGCAGAGCTCCACCTGTCTCTGCCTGTTCAGGGACGAAGTCTTCCACATTCACAAGGCGGCAGAAGACCTGTTTGTTAACATCAGAGG gtaCAACAAGCGTATCAATGACATTCGGGAGTGCAAAGAACAGGCTCTGTCCCACGC AGGCTCCATGCACAGAGAGAGACGCAAGTTCCTCAGATCAGCTCTGAAGGAGTTGGCTACGGTTTTAGCCGACCAGCCTGGATTGCTAGGTCCAAAG GCATTATTTGTATTCATGGCGTTGTCGTTCGCCCGTGACGAGATCATCTGGCTGCTTCGGCATGCGGACAACATCCAGAAGAAGAGCACAGACGATTTCATAGACAA ACACATAGCGGAGTTGATCTTCTACATGGAGGAGCTCAGAGCTCACGTCAGGAAGTACGGCCCTGTGATGCAGCGATACTACGTCCAGTACCTGTCTGGTTTTGATGCTGTGGTGCTGAATGAACTGGTGCAG AACCTGTCTGTGTGCCCAGAGGATGAATCTATAATCATGTCTTCATTTGTCAACACTATGACGTCTCTCAGTGTCAAACAAG TGGAGGATGGTGAGGTGTTTGACTTCAGGGGCATGAGACTGGACTGGTTCAGACTGCAG GCCTACACCAGTGTCTCCAAAGCCAGTCTCGGTATAGCTGATCACAAGGAGCTGGGAAAAATGATGAACACCATCATCTTCCACACAAAGATGGTGGACTCTCTGGTGGAGATGCTGGTGGAGACGTCAGACCTGTCTATCTTctg CTTCTACAGCCGGGcatttgaaaaaatgtttcagcagTGCTTGGAGCTTCCCTCCCAGAGCAGACACTCcatctgcttccctctgctctgcaCACACTTCATGTCCTGCACACATGAGCTCTGTCCTGAGGAG CGTCACCACATAGGAGATCGAAGCCTGTCGTTGTGTAACATGTTCCTAGACGAGATGGCCAAGCAGGCCAGAAACCTGATCACTGACATCTGCACTGAGCAGTGCACGCTCAGCGACCAG CTGCTTCCTAAGCACTGTGCGAAGACTATCAGCCAGGCCGTGAACAAGAAGAGCAAGAAGGCGACAGGGAAGAAGGGCGAGCCGGAGAGGGAGAAACCTGGAGTGGAAAGCATGAGGAAGAACAGACTACTTGTTACCAA TCTGGATAAACTCCACACAGCGTTATCTGAACTCTGCTTCTCCATCAACTACGTCCCCAACCTGGTGGTCTGGGAGCACACGTTCACCCCCAGAGAGTACCTCACCTCGCACCTGGAGATCCGATTCACCAa GTCTATTGTGGGGATGACCATGTACAACCAGGCTACTCAGGAGATAGCCAAGCCCAGCGAGCTGCTGACCAGCGTCCGAGCCTACATGACCGTGCTGCAGTCCATAGAGAACTACGTCACCATCGACATCACCCGGGTCTTCAACAACgtcctcctgcagcagacgCAGCACCTGGACAGCCACGGGGAGCCCACCATCACCAGTTTATACACAAACTG gtaCTTGGAGACGTTGCTCCGTCAGGTCAGTAACGGACACATCGCATACTTCCCCGCCATGAAGGCCTTTGTCAACTTGCCTACTGAGAACGAACTGACCTTCAATGCTGAGGAATACTCCGACATCTCCG agaTGCGTtctctgtctgagctgctgggGCCATATGGTATGAAGTTTCTCAGCGAGAGTCTGATGTGGCACATCTCATCGCAGGTCGCTGAGCTGAAG AAACTGGTGGTAGAAAACATGGAGGTGTTGACCCAGATGAGGACGAGTTTTGACAAACCAGAACACATGGCTGCgctcttcaagaaactcacct ccGTTGACAGTGTTTTAAAGAGGATGACTATCATCGGGGTCATTTTATCTTTCCGCTCCCTCGCACAGGAAGCTCTGAGAGAC GTGTTGTCCTGTCATATTCCCTTCCTGGTCAGCTCGGTGGAGGATTTCAAAGACCACATTcccagagagacagacatgaaG GTGGCCATGAACGTCTACGAGCTGTCATCAGCAGCAGGTTTACCCTGTGAGATCGACCCGGCTTTAGTGGTCGCTCTGTCCTCTCAAAAGAGCG agaACATCAGTCCAGAGGAGGAGTATAAGATCGCCTGTCTGCTGATGGTGTTTGTGGCCGTTTCCTTGCCAACACTTGCCAGTAACGTGATGTCTCAGTACAGCCCCGCGATAGAGG GCCACTGCAATAACATCCACTGCCTGGCCAAAGCCATCAACCAGATCGCTGCTGCTCTCTTCACCATCCACAAGGGAAGCATAGAGGACCGCCTCAAAGAGTTCCTGGCT ctggcTTCATCCAGCCTGCTCAAGATCGGCCAGGAAACGGACAAGATGACGACACGTAACAGAGAATCTGTCTACCTGCTGCTGGACATG ATTGTGCAGGAGTCTCCTTTCCTGACCATGGATCTGTTGGAGTCCTGCTTCCCCTACGTGCTGCTGCGAAACGCCTACCACGCCGTCTACAAACAGAGCATCAGCGCTAACGCATag